The nucleotide window AAGCATCATGCCGACTAGTGTTACACTCAAAATACCGATCAGTACTGCACCAAACACTTTACGTTCACTCAGAACCGCAATGATCAAGAATGCAATCGCAGCAAGCAGAGCTTCAGGCTTGGTGAAGTCACCCAGTGAAACCAAAGTTGCTGGGTTTTCGACGACGATACCTGCTGTTTTTAAGCCAATTAGACCTAAGAACAGACCAACACCCGCAGTCATCGAGTAGCGCAAGCTCTCAGGAATACTCTCGATGATCCATTGGCGGACTTTGTAGAAACTCATCCCGACAAACAAAATACCGGAGATAAACACCGCACCCAGTGCCACTTCCCAGCTGTAACCCATTTCGCTCACAACCGTGAAAGAGAAGAAGGCGTTCAAGCCCATACCCGGTGCAAGGCCGACAGGCCAGTTCGCGAATAAGCCCATTAACAAACAACCAATCGCGGCACCAATACAGGTAGCGACAAATACCGCCCCTGCATCCATACCTGAAGCGGCCATGATCTGTGGGTTAACGAAGATGATATAAGCCATGGTTGCGAAGGTGGTGACACCGCCGACTAACTCATTTTTTACGCTGCTTCCGTGTGCCTTAATCTTAAAGAGTTTCTCTAAAATTCCGTTGTTCGCATCTTGGTTGAGTATTTCTGTTTTACTCTCACTCATGTCTGCAAGTCCTTTTATGTTGTGATCCATTTATTGAATACAGCGAGATTTCAATATTAAGTTTTAAGGTTTTCCTAGCTCTAACTCGATATTGATGAACTTTGTGTGGCTCATTTTTTAACTGTTAACGTTGTTAGTATTTTTATATGAGCGTGTTTAGTGAGTGCACACCTTTTGGGATGCACACATCACGCATGAATCTGTTTATTATTGGGTGATTGAGCCTAGATCAGGGTTCTAAGCATCGGGACTAACTGCCCCGATAAGTCGAGAAACTGTATGGTGAGACTAAAAGTGGAACGTGGTAGTGCGCATCGGGATCATCCAAGCCGAAGCGAATCACCACATCGTCTAGGAAAGGCACACCATCCAATTCCACACCTTTGTTTTTGTAGTAGTCGGCTACATAGAACACCAATTGATATTTCCCCGGTCGGAAATCATTCCCTGCCAGAATCGGCGCATCGGTTCGGCCATCGGAGTTCGTGATTACCGTCGCCAGCTTTTCTGTTGAGCCTTCATTGACCTTATAAAGCTCTACCTTGATCTCTGCACCCGGTAAGCCGTGAGTCGTGTCTAATACGTGTGTTGTTAGTCTTCCCATAGTCCTTTAATAGCGCTTTTGGCGCTCCTCTGTTCCGTGGTTTATCTGTCTGCTTCGACCTTGCAAAGAATGCAACTGGTCACTTTGTTATCACTAACTATGTACGAACTGTACACAATTAGTAAAGCGAATTGTTACAAAAATGTTGGCTAACCTGTCGTTTTTCTTGACTTTATAGATCTTGATTATCGCTTTTTAATGAACTTGAATTTTGTTAACTTGTTGTTTTTAATTCAAAAAGTTGCGAGCATTTAACTTGAATAACAAAATCTTTACATCGAGATAAATAATTGTATACAATAAATGTACAGGGGTAAGGTTACTCGATTTTTGGAAAGTCCATTAACTGATTTATTTTGATGAACCAGTGAAAGAGCGGCTAAGCCAACCACTTATGTTAGGAGTACTTGGATGAATAAGGATTATTCAAGAAATTTGATCGGTTACGGAGCTAACCCTCCAAACCCTCAATGGCCAGGTAATGCGCGCGTCGCGGTTTCTTTTGTATTGAACTATGAAGAGGGCGGTGAGCGTTGTTTGTTACATGGAGACGACGAGTCTGAAGCCTTTCTCTCAGAGATCCCGTCAGCACAACCGATCAAAGGCGAACGTCACATCAGTATGGAATCCATCTATGAATATGGTAGCCGTGTAGGTGTGTGGCGTGTTCTTCGCTTGTTCGATGAATATGAAATTCCACTGACCGTATTTGCGGTCGCAATGGCGATTGAGCGTCATCCAGACGTTGCCAAAGCCATGGTCGAG belongs to Vibrio cyclitrophicus and includes:
- a CDS encoding NCS2 family permease, with translation MSESKTEILNQDANNGILEKLFKIKAHGSSVKNELVGGVTTFATMAYIIFVNPQIMAASGMDAGAVFVATCIGAAIGCLLMGLFANWPVGLAPGMGLNAFFSFTVVSEMGYSWEVALGAVFISGILFVGMSFYKVRQWIIESIPESLRYSMTAGVGLFLGLIGLKTAGIVVENPATLVSLGDFTKPEALLAAIAFLIIAVLSERKVFGAVLIGILSVTLVGMMLGLVHYDGFFAAPPSLAPTFMAMDIAGALNVSMISVILAFLFVNMFDTAGTLMGVAERANLTNPETGKIEGLSKALKADSISSVAGACVGCPPVTSYVESAAGVAAGARTGLSAIVVGVLFLAAIFLSPLAGMIPAYATSGALIYVAFVMMSSMQHVDWKDFTNGAPAAITALMMPLTFSIANGIALGFITYTVLKLATGKTKDVSISMYFLAAIFIAKLVFIG
- the uraH gene encoding hydroxyisourate hydrolase is translated as MGRLTTHVLDTTHGLPGAEIKVELYKVNEGSTEKLATVITNSDGRTDAPILAGNDFRPGKYQLVFYVADYYKNKGVELDGVPFLDDVVIRFGLDDPDAHYHVPLLVSPYSFSTYRGS